Within Corynebacterium timonense, the genomic segment CGACCGAGCCGAAGGCGCGCACCGGCGAGTTCACCCCGCCCGGGATCAGCTGCTGTGCGCGGGCGAAGAGCTCGGCGGAACGTGCTGTGCGAGAGGACGTTTCAATCATGGGGCAAGTCTATCCGTCGCCCGCGCCCGGCCCAACGCGCCCAGCACGGGCGATACCCTTAAGGGCGGGCACCGCCACCTTGACCCACACCACTGGAAGCAGCTGACTGACGTGAACGACCTCAAGATCACCCGCACCACACTGTTCGACGGGCGCGAGCTGATGTACTTCGACGAACCCGGCACCGCCTACCGCACCTCCACCGACGAGCGCGGCCTGCCCCGGGTCCACACCGAGTCCTCCATGCGCCGGGACCCCCTCACCGGCGAATGGGCCGTCTACGCGGCGCACCGCCAAAACCGCACCTTCCTCCCGCCGGCCAACGAGGACCCCCTCGCCCCCACCCGGCCCGGCCAGAAACCGAGCGAAATCCCGGAGGGGGACTACCAGGTGGTGGTGTTTGAGAACCGTTTTCCGTCGTTAAGCATGGCCTCGCGCGGCGCCTCCCTTGACGGGCTCGTCGAGGCCGCGCCCGCGACCGCCCGCTGCGAAGTCGTCTGCTTCACGCCCGACGCCAGCGGCTCCTTCGCGGACCTCACGCTCGCCCGCAAACGCATGCTTATCGACGTCTGGGCCCACCGCACCGCCGAGCTGTCCGCCCTCGACACGGTCAAGGCCGTCTTCCCCTTCGAAAACCGCGGCGAAGAGATCGGTGTGACCCTGCACCACCCGCACGGGCAGATCTACTCCTACCCCTTCGTCCCGCCGCGCATGGCGGCCATCGCCGCGCGGGCGCGGGCCCACGCCGCAACGGGGACCAGCCTGTTCGACACCATCCTCGCCGAGGAGCTGCGCTGCGGCGAACGCGTCATCGAGGCCACGGAGCACTTCGTCGTCTTCACCCCGGCCGCCGCGAAGTGGCCGCTCGAGGCGATGGTGATGCCGCGGCGCCACGTCCCCTCCTTCGTCGAGCTCACCGGCGCGGAGCGCGACGACCTGGCCGGGGTCCTCGACCGGTTGTACCGGGCCGTCGACCGGTTCTTCGAGGGCATTTCGCGCACCCCCTACATCGCCGCCTGGAACCAGGCACCCGTCGGTAACCCCGAGGACGGCCGTCTCCACCTCCAGCTGTTCTCCCTCATGCGCTCGCCCGGGCGCATGAAGTACCTCGCCGGCAGCGAATCCGGCATGGGCGTGTGGATCAGCGACACCACGCCCGAAACCATCGCCGCCGCGCTCAAGGGGGCCTACACGTGATCGCCCGTACAA encodes:
- the galT gene encoding galactose-1-phosphate uridylyltransferase: MYFDEPGTAYRTSTDERGLPRVHTESSMRRDPLTGEWAVYAAHRQNRTFLPPANEDPLAPTRPGQKPSEIPEGDYQVVVFENRFPSLSMASRGASLDGLVEAAPATARCEVVCFTPDASGSFADLTLARKRMLIDVWAHRTAELSALDTVKAVFPFENRGEEIGVTLHHPHGQIYSYPFVPPRMAAIAARARAHAATGTSLFDTILAEELRCGERVIEATEHFVVFTPAAAKWPLEAMVMPRRHVPSFVELTGAERDDLAGVLDRLYRAVDRFFEGISRTPYIAAWNQAPVGNPEDGRLHLQLFSLMRSPGRMKYLAGSESGMGVWISDTTPETIAAALKGAYT